Proteins co-encoded in one Oncorhynchus kisutch isolate 150728-3 linkage group LG1, Okis_V2, whole genome shotgun sequence genomic window:
- the LOC109909185 gene encoding probable G-protein coupled receptor 173 codes for MANSSEFGESSPTLHNYAITASAVKLASLGLVICISLFGNAALSLLVLKDISLHKAPYYFLLDLCLADVIRSAVCLPFVMISINNRSIWTYSIIRCKIIAFLSVLFCFHVAFMLFCVSVTRYMAIAHHRFYSKRMTLWTCVAVICMVWTLSVAMAFPPVFDVGTYKFIHEEEQCIFEHRYVKANDTLGFMLMLAVIVGTTHVVYIKMLCFVYDHRKMKPAQLVPAISQNWTFHGPGATGQAAANWIAGFGRGPTPPTLVGIRQTSHNGNRRLLVLDEFKMEKRIGKMYYMITLAFLILWAPYIVTCYIRVFVKGGTIPQVYLTAAVWMTFVQAGANPIICFIFNKELRSRLRASFPCCLSTQTPMSMEPYCVI; via the coding sequence ATGGCAAATTCAAGCGAGTTTGGGGAAAGCAGTCCCACGCTACATAATTATGCCATCACCGCCTCTGCGGTGAAACTGGCCTCGCTCGGTCTGGTCATTTGCATCAGCCTTTTCGGGAATGCGGCGTTGTCCCTGCTAGTGCTGAAAGACATCTCCCTTCACAAGGCTCCGTATTATTTTCTACTTGATCTGTGCTTGGCAGATGTAATACGGTCTGCGGTGTGTTTGCCGTTTGTGATGATATCAATCAACAACCGTTCCATCTGGACGTACAGCATTATACGTTGCAAAATTATTGCGTTCCTCTCGGTCCTTTTTTGTTTTCATGTAGCGTTTATGCTCTTCTGCGTCAGTGTAACCAGATACATGGCGATTGCACACCACAGGTTTTATTCCAAACGAATGACATTGTGGACATGTGTGGCAGTGATTTGCATGGTCTGGACCCTCTCTGTCGCTATGGCTTTCCCCCCTGTATTTGACGTTGGCACCTACAAATTCATCCATGAAGAGGAACAATGCATTTTTGAGCACCGATATGTGAAAGCAAATGACACCCTGGGTTTCATGTTGATGCTGGCTGTCATCGTGGGAACAACGCACGTTGTTTACATCAAAATGTTGTGTTTCGTGTACGACCATCGGAAGATGAAACCCGCTCAGCTTGTCCCAGCAATAAGCCAAAACTGGACCTTTCACGGGCCAGGTGCAACTGGGCAGGCAGCCGCCAATTGGATAGCAGGATTTGGACGTGGTCCCACCCCACCAACATTGGTGGGAATCAGACAAACTTCGCATAATGGAAACAGAAGGCTGCTTGTCTTGGATGAATTTAAAATGGAGAAACGCATAGGGAAAATGTATTACATGATAACCCTGGCGTTTCTTATCCTCTGGGCCCCGTACATTGTTACTTGCTACATTCGAGTGTTTGTCAAAGGAGGCACAATTCCACAGGTCTACCTGACTGCAGCCGTGTGGATGACGTTCGTTCAGGCCGGGGCGAATCCCATTATTTGTTTCATATTCAACAAGGAGCTGAGATCGCGCCTCAGAGCCAGTTTCCCATGTTGTCTCAGCACACAGACGCCTATGTCTATGGAACCATACTGTGTCATCTGA